A single Drechmeria coniospora strain ARSEF 6962 chromosome 03, whole genome shotgun sequence DNA region contains:
- a CDS encoding 50S ribosomal protein L24 — protein MMPLPMAMNPLWRSAINLLVARGTPSPARVLQQHTFSTTAPTQTKTIKPHRLPSNLIPPYPYGERRVYKQSNRGLYGTARIRFGNNVAEKHGNKSRRFWRPNVHVKAFYSPSLGARVKTRLTLRVLKTIRREGGIDNYLLKSKPARIKELGPGGWNLRWLLMQTRAVQERFNDERVALGLEPKEVVDRDDVIQYALDYATPGPLSTRSRATLDGFDDALADAFVLGDDALGDLEGVEELSDEAEERLLQEFDATEAASGETEMASRPMGA, from the coding sequence atgatGCCGCTGCCGATGGCCATGAACCCGCTATGGCGCTCGGCCATAAACCTCCTCGTGGCTCGCGGCACCCCCTCCCCTGCCCGTGTCCTACAGCAGCATACCTTCTCCACGACTGCGCCCACCCAAACCAAGACCATCAAGCCGCACCGCCTTCCATCCAACCTCATCCCACCCTATCCCTACGGCGAACGCCGCGTCTACAAGCAGTCCAACCGTGGCCTCTACGGCACTGCCCGCATCCGTTTCGGCAACAACGTCGCCGAGAAGCATGGCAACAAATCGCGCCGCTTCTGGCGTCCCAACGTCCACGTCAAGGCCTTTTACTCTCCGTCCCTCGGCGCCCGCGTCAAGACCCGCCTCACACTCCGCGTGCTCAAGACCATCCGCCGCGagggcggcatcgacaacTACCTCCTCAAGAGTAAACCTGCTCGCATCAAGGAGCTTGGGCCCGGAGGCTGGAACTTGAGGTGGCTGCTTATGCAGACTCGAGCCGTTCAGGAGCGCTTTAACGACGAGAgggtcgccctcggcctggaGCCCAAGGAGGTCGTGGACCGCGACGACGTGATTCAGTACGCCCTCGACTATGCAACCCCAGGACCTCTGAGCACGCGCAGCCGGGCCACGCTGgatggcttcgacgacgccttGGCAGATGCCTTCGTCCTAGGCGACGACGCGCTTGGCGACCtcgagggtgtcgaggagCTTTCtgacgaggcggaggagcgGCTCTTGCAAGAATTTGACGCTACGGAGGCAGCCAGCGGCGAAACTGAGATGGCAAGCCGGCCTATGGGAGCGTAA
- a CDS encoding putative tryptophan synthase — translation MEAIKRTFSRCKAQSRVSDGNPHKRSWICWQGVGKADMPNSPSTTGCTRHLCHGWLPASGRYAWNTGGDGEGRSWGAFVATDVIELGVPFTDPIADGPTIQTANTVALEHAVTIESTLGMVKKAREIGLKAPVMLMGYYNPLLSYGDERLLRDCQAAGVNGFIVVDLPPEEAVSFRKLCVRGDLSYVPLIAPATSDARMKLLCQLADSFIYVVSRQGVTGAQGTLNAKLPELVDRVKKYSGNKPAVVGFGVSTHEHFQSVGAIADGVVVGSQIITTLQNAAAGQGASEVEKYCAYLCGRDGFAQKNAAQVTRGDDETADAALPLADRITAEQDSALVAQLASLHGKIPARFGEFGGQYVPESLMDCLSELEDGFNKIKDDPDFWEEYRSYYDYMGRPSRLHLAERLTDHAGGARIWLKREDLNHTGSHKINNALGQLLLAKRLGKTKIIAETGAGQHGVATATVCAKFGMECTVYMGAEDVRRQALNVFRMRLLGAKVVAVEAGSKTLRDAVNEALRAWVVDLDTTHYIIGSAIGPHPFPTIVRTFQSVIGDESKKQMLEQCGKLPDAVVACVGGGSNAVGMFYPFANDPGVKLLGVEAGGDGVDTARHSATLSGGTKGVLHGVRTYVLQDKNGQISDTHSVSAGLDYPGVGPELSSWKDTGRAEFIAATDGEAFQGFRLLSQLEGIIPALESAHGIHGAIELAKKMQKDKDIIICLSGRGDKDVQSVADELPKLGPEIGWDLRF, via the exons CAGGGTCAGTGACGGCAACCCGCACAAGCGGTCTTGGATCTGCTGGCAAGGCGTAGGCAAGGCTGACATGCCCAATTCTCCCTCCACCACAGGCTGCACTCGTCACCTATGTCACGGCTGGCTTCCCGCGTCCGGAAGATACGCCTGGAATACTGGTGGCGATGGAGAAGGGAGGAGCTG GGGCGCATTTGTCGCAACAGATGTGATCGAGCTCGGCGTTCCCTTCACCGACCCTATTGCCGATGGGCCAACAATTCAGACTGCCAATACT GTTGCCCTGGAACATGCCGTCACGATCGAGTCGACGCTGGGTATGGTCAAGAAGGCGAGGGAAATTGGCTTGAAGGCCCCCGTCATGCTCATGGGCTACTACAACCCCCTACTCAGCTACGGAGATGAACGACTGCTGCGGGACTGTCAGGCAGCTGGTGTTAACGGCTttatcgtcgtcgacctcccGCCCGAGGAAGCCGTTTCCTTCCGGAAGCTCTGTGTACGAGGAGA TCTGTCATACGTCCCCCTCATCGCACCTGCAACCTCGGACGCTCGGATGAAGCTTCTTTGCCAACTGGCCGACTCGTTCATTTACGTCGTCTCCCGCCAGGGCGTGACGGGCGCTCAAGGAACACTAAACGCCAAGCTTCCTGAGCTGGTCGATCGTGTCAAGAAGTATAGCGGCAACAAACCGGCGGTCGTCGGGTTTGGGGTCAGCACCCATGAGCACTTCCAAAGCGTCGGCGCCattgccgacggcgtcgtcgttggcAGCCAAATCATCACCACGCTTCAGAATGCCGCCGCTGGTCAGGGGGCAAGCGAGGTGGAGAAGTACTGCGCCTACCTCTGCGGCCGCGATGGATTTGCGCAGAAAAATGCCGCGCAGGTGACCCGTGGTGACGATGAGACAGCCGATGCCGCCTTGCCCCTTGCAGACCGAATCACGGCCGAGCAGGACAGCGCGTTGGTTGCCCAGCTCGCCTCCCTGCATGGCAAGATCCCGGCGCGGTTCGGAGAGTTTGGCGGCCAGTATGTTCCCGAAAGTCTGATGGACTGCCTttcggagctcgaggacggctTCAACAAGATCAAGGACGACCCGGACTTCTGGGAGGAGTACCGCTCGTACTACGATTACATGGGACGACCTTCACGCCTGCACTTAGCTGAACGCCTGACCGATCACGCTGGAGGCGCGAGAATCTGGCTGAAGAGAGAGGATCTCAACCACACCGGCAGTCACAAGATCAACAACGCTTTGGGCCAGCTTCTGCTCGCGAAAAGGCTTGGAAAGACCAAGATCATCGCGGAGACGGGAGCTGGCCAGCACGGCGTTGCCACTGCCACTGTTTGCGCCAAGTTTGGAATGGAATGCACCGTCTACATGGGCGCC GAGGATGTCCGCCGGCAGGCGCTTAACGTGTTCCGGATGAGGCTTCTCGGAGCCAAGgtggtcgccgtcgaggccggaaGCAAAACCCTTCGCGATGCCGTCAACGAGGCTCTTCGTGCCTGGGTTGTCGATCTGGACACCACCCACTATATTATTGGTTCGGCGATCGGGCCTCACCCTTTCCCGACCATTGTCCGTACGTTCCAAtccgtcatcggcgacgaaAGCAAGAAGCAGATGTTGGAACAGTGCGGCAAGCTGCCCGACGCAGTTGTTGCCTGTGTCGGTGGCGGAAgcaacgccgtcggcatgttCTACCCCTTCGCCAACGACCCTGGCGTGAAGCTCCTGGGTgtcgaagccggcggtgacggcgtgGATACCGCGAGACACAGTGCCACGCTGTCGGGTGGAACCAAGGGTGTTCTTCACGGCGTCAGGACGTATGTGTTGCAGGATAAGAACGGCCAGATATCGGACACGCACTCCGTATCGGCGGGCCTCGACTACCCCGGCGTGGGCCCGGAGTTGAGCTCGTGGAAAGACACCGGGCGAGCCGAGttcatcgccgccaccgacggaGAGGCCTTCCAAGGCTTCAGGCTCTTGAGCCAGCTCGAGGGTATTATCCCGGCACTCGAGTCCGCCCATGGCATCCACGGCGCCATTGAACTGGCCAAGAAGATGCAGAAGGACAAGGATATCATCATCTGTCtgagcggccgaggtgacaAGGATGTGCAGagcgtggccgacgagctgcccAAGTTGGGACCTGAGATCGGATGGGACTTGCGGTTTTGA